A single region of the Eulemur rufifrons isolate Redbay chromosome 8, OSU_ERuf_1, whole genome shotgun sequence genome encodes:
- the LOC138390054 gene encoding histone H4, whose product MSGRGKGGKGLGKGGAKRHRKVLRDNIQGITKPAIRRLARRGGVKRISGLIYEETRGVLKVFLENVIRDAVTYTEHAKRKTVTAMDVVYALKRQGRTLYGFGG is encoded by the coding sequence ATGTCTGGCAGAGGAAAAGGCGGAAAAGGCCTCGGCAAAGGCGGCGCTAAGCGCCATCGTAAGGTCTTGAGGGACAACATCCAGGGCATTACCAAGCCCGCTATTCGGCGTCTTGCTCGTCGCGGAGGTGTCAAGCGGATCTCCGGCCTCATCTATGAAGAGACTCGCGGTGTGCTGAAGGTGTTCCTGGAGAACGTCATCCGGGACGCGGTCACCTACACTGAGCACGCCAAGCGCAAGACCGTCACTGCTATGGACGTGGTGTACGCCCTTAAGCGTCAGGGGCGCACCCTGTATGGTTTCGGAGGCTAA